One uncultured Caproiciproducens sp. DNA segment encodes these proteins:
- a CDS encoding HPr family phosphocarrier protein — MVSQKVVVRLKFGLHARPAGVLAKLAQQYKCDVKMKVKDQTFNVKSIMGVIAAGVQSGTEIDVICSGEDEAKAVQDIVKAILAGLGE, encoded by the coding sequence ATGGTCAGTCAAAAAGTTGTCGTCCGGCTGAAATTCGGGCTTCATGCCAGACCCGCCGGTGTGCTTGCAAAATTGGCGCAGCAATATAAATGCGACGTAAAAATGAAGGTCAAAGATCAGACCTTCAATGTGAAATCCATTATGGGAGTGATTGCAGCAGGGGTTCAGAGCGGCACCGAAATTGATGTGATTTGCAGCGGTGAAGATGAAGCAAAAGCAGTGCAGGATATTGTCAAAGCCATTCTTGCAGGCTTGGGCGAATAG
- the trpD gene encoding anthranilate phosphoribosyltransferase, which yields MITNAIYRLLNKESLSFATANEVMNEIMEGKATNAQISSYLTALRMKGESIDEITASAVAMRDHCTKLVPETDVLDIVGTGGDEAYTFNISTISAIVVSAAGVPVAKHGNRSVSSKCGSADLLDALGVKIDLTAEQSAHILKKIGLCFMFAQTYHASMKYAAPVRRELGVRTIFNILGPLANPAGANLQLLGVYDEALVEPLARVLANLGVKRAMVVHGHDGLDEISLCGSSTVCEVNDGKLNSFFLDPVQLGFQKCMPEDLVGGDPQENAKIAWDILSGKKGAKRDVVLLNSAVCLYMANNDLTLRDCVRLAEETIDSGKAMEQLNQFIKLSHEAAA from the coding sequence ATGATTACAAATGCAATCTATCGTTTATTAAACAAAGAAAGCCTGTCTTTTGCAACGGCAAATGAGGTGATGAACGAAATCATGGAGGGGAAAGCGACCAATGCGCAAATCAGTTCCTACCTCACCGCCCTTCGCATGAAGGGGGAAAGCATTGATGAAATCACCGCCAGCGCCGTTGCTATGCGGGATCATTGTACAAAATTAGTCCCCGAAACCGATGTGCTCGACATCGTCGGAACCGGCGGAGACGAAGCCTACACCTTTAATATCTCAACGATCTCAGCCATTGTTGTTTCTGCGGCGGGCGTACCCGTCGCAAAACACGGCAACCGCAGCGTTTCAAGCAAATGCGGCAGCGCAGATTTATTGGATGCATTGGGGGTCAAAATTGATCTGACGGCGGAGCAAAGTGCGCACATTTTAAAGAAAATCGGGCTCTGCTTTATGTTTGCGCAGACCTATCACGCTTCCATGAAATATGCGGCGCCTGTCAGGCGGGAACTGGGAGTGCGCACCATTTTTAATATTCTAGGCCCTCTGGCCAATCCGGCGGGCGCGAATTTACAGCTTCTCGGCGTGTACGATGAAGCTTTGGTGGAACCGCTTGCCAGAGTGCTTGCAAACCTCGGCGTAAAACGGGCGATGGTCGTCCACGGGCATGACGGGCTGGATGAAATTTCACTTTGCGGTTCTTCCACTGTGTGCGAAGTGAATGACGGAAAGCTTAACAGCTTCTTTCTGGATCCCGTTCAGCTCGGCTTTCAAAAATGCATGCCGGAAGATTTGGTAGGCGGTGATCCGCAGGAGAATGCAAAAATCGCATGGGATATTTTATCAGGTAAAAAAGGTGCTAAGCGTGATGTTGTTCTGCTGAACTCCGCAGTATGCTTATACATGGCCAATAATGACCTCACGCTGCGCGATTGCGTAAGGCTGGCGGAAGAAACCATAGACAGCGGCAAAGCAATGGAGCAGCTGAATCAATTCATTAAGCTGTCGCATGAGGCGGCAGCATGA
- a CDS encoding aminodeoxychorismate/anthranilate synthase component II: MVLLIDNYDSFSYNLVQLIGGIREDIRVARNDELTLKEITALHPSHIVLSPGPGFPKSAGICEELVMKMKGIVPVLGVCLGHQAICEVFGGRIVHAKELMHGKQSSIHIANGSPVFKGLAPIIQAARYHSLIAERTSLPDELLVIAEDGQQEVMAVKHRDYEIYGLQFHPESILTPQGATIIQNFLAIGGTEL, encoded by the coding sequence ATGGTACTGTTAATTGATAATTACGACAGCTTTTCTTACAATCTTGTTCAGCTTATCGGAGGTATCCGCGAAGATATTCGTGTGGCCCGAAATGATGAACTGACGTTGAAAGAAATCACAGCGCTTCACCCGTCCCATATCGTTCTGTCGCCCGGTCCCGGCTTTCCGAAATCAGCCGGTATCTGCGAAGAACTCGTCATGAAAATGAAAGGCATTGTGCCTGTCTTAGGGGTTTGCCTTGGCCATCAGGCAATCTGCGAGGTGTTTGGCGGCAGGATTGTCCACGCAAAAGAACTCATGCACGGCAAACAGAGCAGCATTCACATCGCAAACGGAAGTCCTGTTTTTAAGGGCTTGGCCCCTATCATTCAAGCGGCACGGTATCATTCCTTAATCGCAGAGCGCACGTCGTTGCCCGATGAACTTTTGGTAATTGCCGAGGACGGTCAGCAGGAAGTGATGGCAGTGAAGCACCGGGATTACGAAATTTACGGTTTGCAGTTTCATCCCGAATCAATTTTAACGCCGCAGGGCGCAACCATCATACAAAATTTTTTAGCTATTGGAGGAACTGAATTATGA
- a CDS encoding phosphoenolpyruvate-utilizing N-terminal domain-containing protein produces MMLEDEEFSWSVEETILKEKVNAEYAAHQVASADFS; encoded by the coding sequence ATGATGCTGGAGGATGAAGAGTTTTCCTGGTCGGTTGAAGAAACCATTTTGAAAGAGAAAGTCAATGCCGAATATGCCGCTCATCAAGTTGCTTCAGCAGACTTTTCTTGA
- the trpE gene encoding anthranilate synthase component I has translation MLKSTCPEACALSEGYGVIPICKEIYADIITPITMLRKLAQQSRQYFLLESIEGGERWGRYSFLGFDPVVHVTCKNHVVTAKDSNTKKVYTENPMDVIREILVNYKTPKLPYMPPFTGGFVGYFSYEMIGYAEPVLKLKDSEFQDVDLMLFDKGIAYDHLKQKISVIVNMKAIEGEQGYRKAEEEIERIIRIITDPSPLPAAESDAAPEFTCNVTKDEYCAMVEKTKEYIRNGDIFQAVISRRFEAQYRASLLNTYRVLRTANPSPYMFFIQTGEVQIAGTSPETLIRLINGKLTTFPVAGTRPRGATPEEDAVLERELLADEKELSEHNMLVDLARNDVGRVAAYSSVKVEAYQIIHRYSKVMHIASIVGGELRHDKDSCDAVSAMLPAGTLSGAPKIRACQIIDELEPQARGIYGGAVGYLDFSGNMDTCIAIRMAVKKDDKVFVQAGAGIVADSVPENEYEESANKAMAVIQAIQTASEVNQ, from the coding sequence ATGTTAAAATCAACCTGTCCTGAAGCATGCGCGCTGTCTGAAGGCTATGGGGTGATCCCAATCTGCAAAGAGATTTATGCGGATATTATTACCCCCATCACCATGCTCCGAAAGCTTGCCCAGCAAAGCCGGCAGTATTTTTTGTTGGAAAGTATTGAAGGTGGTGAACGATGGGGAAGGTACTCCTTTCTGGGATTTGATCCTGTGGTACACGTTACCTGTAAAAATCACGTCGTTACTGCTAAAGACAGTAATACAAAGAAAGTTTATACGGAAAACCCAATGGATGTGATTCGGGAAATCTTAGTGAATTACAAAACGCCGAAACTTCCCTATATGCCGCCGTTTACGGGCGGGTTTGTCGGATACTTCTCTTATGAAATGATCGGTTACGCTGAGCCGGTACTGAAACTAAAGGACAGCGAGTTTCAGGATGTTGATTTGATGCTGTTTGATAAGGGCATTGCATACGACCATTTAAAGCAAAAAATATCGGTGATTGTGAATATGAAAGCAATTGAAGGAGAGCAGGGCTACCGAAAAGCCGAAGAGGAAATTGAACGTATCATCCGAATCATCACAGACCCTTCACCTCTTCCCGCAGCTGAATCGGATGCCGCGCCCGAGTTTACCTGCAATGTTACCAAAGACGAGTATTGCGCAATGGTTGAAAAAACAAAAGAATATATCCGAAACGGCGATATTTTTCAAGCCGTTATCTCCAGACGGTTTGAGGCACAGTACCGGGCAAGCCTGCTGAATACCTATCGGGTACTGCGTACCGCCAACCCCTCTCCCTACATGTTTTTTATTCAGACCGGCGAAGTACAGATTGCGGGAACATCACCCGAAACTTTAATCAGACTGATAAACGGCAAGCTTACCACTTTCCCTGTGGCAGGTACACGGCCAAGAGGAGCAACCCCGGAAGAAGATGCGGTACTGGAGCGGGAATTGCTTGCCGATGAAAAGGAGCTGTCCGAGCACAATATGCTGGTTGACCTGGCCCGTAATGACGTAGGCAGAGTCGCAGCATACTCTTCAGTCAAAGTGGAAGCATATCAGATCATTCACCGCTACTCCAAAGTGATGCATATCGCATCCATTGTAGGCGGGGAATTGCGGCACGATAAAGACAGCTGCGATGCCGTCTCGGCTATGCTGCCGGCGGGGACACTCTCCGGAGCACCAAAAATACGGGCGTGCCAAATCATTGACGAGCTGGAGCCGCAGGCAAGAGGGATTTACGGCGGCGCAGTCGGATACCTTGATTTTTCAGGGAATATGGATACCTGCATTGCCATCCGCATGGCGGTCAAAAAAGATGATAAGGTGTTTGTTCAGGCGGGTGCCGGTATTGTGGCGGACAGCGTCCCGGAAAACGAATATGAAGAATCCGCCAATAAAGCAATGGCGGTCATTCAGGCAATACAAACAGCGAGCGAGGTGAATCAATAA
- a CDS encoding phosphoenolpyruvate-utilizing N-terminal domain-containing protein, translating to MLILNGKGVFGGIAIGKISYYRHSDICAEQYHVEDTLSEIRRFQLAVQKGIKELEALFERALGEVKTHRFLRFTR from the coding sequence ATGCTTATTTTGAACGGGAAAGGTGTTTTCGGCGGCATTGCAATCGGAAAAATTTCATATTATCGGCACAGCGACATCTGCGCCGAACAATACCATGTTGAAGATACGTTGAGTGAAATCCGGCGCTTTCAATTGGCTGTTCAGAAGGGAATTAAAGAACTTGAAGCATTATTTGAAAGAGCCTTGGGAGAGGTTAAGACGCACAGATTTTTAAGATTCACGAGATGA